One Alligator mississippiensis isolate rAllMis1 chromosome 16, rAllMis1, whole genome shotgun sequence genomic region harbors:
- the SCN3B gene encoding sodium channel subunit beta-3 gives MEAAAARGCGVSALLLIACVGFCSPVCVEVPSETEAVQGTHMKLLCISCMKREEVTATTLVEWFYRPEGGRDELIYEYRRTYHEFPSRFSGRLQWNGSKDMQDVSITVLNVTLNDSGIYTCNVTREFEFEIHRPLFRSSRLIHLTVVEEAGDDFTSVISEIMMYILLVFLTLWLLIEMVYCYRKVSKAEEATQENATDYLAIPSENKENCSVPVEE, from the exons TTGGCTTCTGCTCTCCCGTGTGTGTTGAGGTCCCGTCGGAGACGGAGGCCGTCCAGGGAACGCACATGAAGCTACTCTGTATCTCCTGCATGAAGAGAGAGGAGGTTACCGCCACCACGCTGGTCGAGTGGTTCTATCGGCCTGAAGGCGGGAGAGATGAACTT ATCTATGAGTACAGAAGAACCTACCATGAATTTCCAAGCCGTTTCAGTGGCCGGCTACAGTGGAATGGGAGCAAAGACATGCAGGATGTGTCCATTACCGTGCTAAATGTGACCTTGAACGATTCAGGGATCTACACCTGTAATGTCACGCGGGAGTTTGAGTTTGAGATTCACCGCCCACTCTTCAGAAGCTCCAGACTCATCCACCTCACCGTGGTTGAGGAGG CTGGCGATGACTTCACTTCAGTCATCTCTGAAATTATGATGTATATCCTTCTGGTCTTCCTCACCTTGTGGCTGCTGATCGAAATGGTCTATTGCTACAGGAAGGTCTCCAAAGCAGAGGAAGCTACCCAGGAAAATGC GACTGACTACCTCGCGATTCCATCAGAAAACAAGGAAAACTGTTCGGTGCCTGTGGAGGAGTAG